In Candidatus Krumholzibacteriia bacterium, a single genomic region encodes these proteins:
- a CDS encoding pyridoxal phosphate-dependent aminotransferase has translation MAVQLAKRMQRLGTETAFEVLARAKALEAKGRSVVHLEIGEPDFDTPRNIVDAGVKALQEGATHYGPSAGLPQAREAFAEHFSRDRGVQVTPEQFVITPGAKPILYFVITALVDEGAEVVYPNPGFPIYESVIDFVGGKAVPLPLREENDFRIDHDELRSLTNSNTRLIIINSPGNPTGGVLTMEDLEVVAEVAKKNDAWVLADEIYSHIVYEGEHRSILEIDGMAERTIVLDGHSKTYAMTGWRLGYGVMPQDLAPAIARLMTNVNSCTASFTQLAGVEALLGDQSGAEAMVKEFQIRRDLLVDALNDIPGLRCKKPGGAFYVFPNVEETGAKAEDFARTLLDEYGVASLAGTSFGRFGAGYLRFSYANSQDNLREAVTRIRRYVDDLARA, from the coding sequence ATGGCCGTCCAGCTCGCGAAGCGCATGCAGCGTCTCGGAACCGAAACCGCGTTCGAAGTCCTTGCCCGCGCGAAGGCACTCGAGGCGAAGGGCCGTTCGGTGGTCCACCTCGAGATCGGCGAGCCCGACTTCGACACGCCGCGGAACATCGTCGATGCCGGCGTGAAGGCCCTGCAGGAGGGCGCGACGCACTACGGGCCCTCGGCCGGTCTGCCGCAGGCGCGCGAGGCCTTCGCCGAGCACTTCTCGCGCGACCGCGGCGTCCAGGTCACGCCCGAGCAGTTCGTGATCACGCCCGGCGCGAAGCCCATCCTGTACTTCGTGATCACCGCGCTGGTGGACGAGGGCGCAGAGGTCGTCTATCCCAATCCCGGCTTCCCGATCTACGAGTCGGTGATCGACTTCGTCGGCGGCAAGGCCGTACCGTTGCCGCTGCGCGAGGAGAACGACTTCCGTATCGACCACGACGAACTGCGCTCGCTCACCAATTCCAACACCAGGCTGATCATCATCAACTCACCGGGCAATCCGACCGGTGGCGTCTTGACGATGGAGGACCTCGAGGTCGTCGCCGAGGTGGCGAAGAAGAACGATGCCTGGGTGCTGGCCGACGAGATCTACAGCCACATCGTGTACGAGGGCGAGCACCGGTCGATCCTCGAGATCGACGGCATGGCCGAGCGCACGATCGTCCTCGACGGTCATTCGAAGACCTACGCCATGACCGGATGGCGGCTGGGCTACGGTGTCATGCCGCAGGACCTGGCGCCGGCCATCGCGCGATTGATGACGAACGTGAACAGCTGCACCGCGAGCTTCACGCAGCTCGCCGGTGTCGAAGCGCTGCTCGGCGACCAGTCCGGCGCCGAAGCCATGGTCAAGGAGTTCCAGATCCGCCGTGATCTGCTCGTCGACGCGTTGAACGACATCCCGGGTCTGCGTTGCAAGAAACCCGGAGGCGCGTTCTACGTGTTCCCGAACGTCGAGGAAACCGGTGCAAAGGCGGAGGACTTCGCCCGCACGCTGCTCGACGAGTACGGTGTGGCGAGTCTGGCCGGGACCTCGTTCGGTCGCTTCGGCGCGGGCTATCTCCGATTCAGCTACGCCAACAGCCAGGACAACCTGCGCGAGGCGGTCACGCGGATCCGCCGCTACGTCGACGATCTCGCGCGCGCCTAG
- the purD gene encoding phosphoribosylamine--glycine ligase, producing the protein MARVLVIGGGGREHALARGLSRSSSVDRVFVAPGNDGMVDVAECVVAKTLDDQVRAASELDVDLVVVGPEQPLVDGLADRLRASGRTVFGPDSVAARIEGDKAWSKQLMLDAGVPTAAAAAFDRLEPALEHVRSTGGQCVVKATGLAAGKGVTVCSDVATAEAAVRACLVEAVFGEAGSSVLIEERLDGPELSVFAVSDGREVATFAPSRDHKRLGDGDEGPNTGGMGAYTPVADATDALVANVAEGVVGPTLDALRARGVEYRGLLYVGLMLTADGPKVLEYNCRFGDPETQVVVPAFDGDLYELLRGAAEGSLGTRGPLPSDGAAVGVVLASAGYPASSTKGVPVPGLVDLETTDDEIVFHAATRRSDAGWETNGGRVLCAVGRGADVAEARKRADALAGRLEFQGAQRRHDIGAREAS; encoded by the coding sequence ATGGCCCGAGTTCTGGTGATCGGCGGGGGTGGGCGCGAGCACGCTCTCGCCCGTGGCCTGTCGCGTTCGTCGAGCGTGGACCGGGTCTTCGTGGCTCCTGGCAACGACGGCATGGTCGACGTCGCCGAGTGCGTCGTCGCGAAGACGCTCGACGACCAGGTCCGCGCGGCCTCGGAGCTCGACGTCGACCTCGTGGTGGTCGGGCCCGAACAGCCGCTGGTCGACGGCCTGGCCGATCGCCTGCGCGCGTCGGGCCGCACCGTCTTCGGCCCCGATTCCGTGGCGGCACGCATCGAGGGCGACAAGGCGTGGTCGAAGCAACTCATGCTCGACGCGGGGGTGCCGACGGCTGCGGCGGCTGCCTTCGACCGTCTCGAACCCGCGCTCGAACACGTACGGTCCACCGGTGGGCAGTGTGTGGTCAAGGCCACGGGCCTGGCCGCCGGAAAAGGGGTCACCGTGTGCTCGGACGTCGCGACGGCCGAGGCGGCGGTGCGCGCGTGCCTGGTCGAAGCGGTCTTCGGCGAGGCCGGATCGTCGGTGCTGATCGAGGAGCGACTCGACGGACCCGAGTTGTCGGTCTTCGCCGTGTCGGACGGCCGGGAGGTCGCCACCTTCGCGCCGAGCCGCGACCACAAGCGTCTCGGCGACGGCGACGAGGGTCCGAACACCGGAGGCATGGGCGCCTACACGCCGGTGGCCGACGCGACCGACGCACTCGTGGCGAACGTCGCGGAGGGGGTCGTCGGCCCCACGCTCGACGCGTTGCGTGCGCGGGGGGTGGAGTACCGCGGCCTGCTGTACGTCGGTCTCATGCTGACCGCCGACGGGCCGAAGGTGCTGGAGTACAACTGCCGCTTCGGTGATCCCGAGACCCAGGTGGTGGTGCCCGCCTTCGACGGCGACCTGTACGAGTTGCTGCGCGGCGCGGCAGAGGGCTCGCTGGGGACTCGTGGCCCGTTGCCGAGTGATGGAGCGGCAGTGGGCGTCGTGCTCGCTTCGGCGGGCTATCCGGCGTCGAGTACGAAGGGTGTTCCCGTGCCCGGTCTCGTCGACCTGGAGACGACCGACGACGAGATCGTCTTCCACGCGGCCACGCGGCGGAGTGACGCGGGCTGGGAGACGAACGGGGGGCGGGTGCTGTGCGCCGTCGGCCGCGGAGCCGATGTGGCCGAAGCCCGGAAGCGGGCCGATGCCCTGGCCGGCCGCCTCGAGTTCCAAGGTGCGCAGCGAAGGCACGACATCGGAGCCCGGGAGGCGTCCTGA
- a CDS encoding low molecular weight protein arginine phosphatase, whose product MIRILFVCTGNTCRSPLAEAAARRIFADHDDLHFASAGIAADQGAPASNHAQFVARERGVDLGAHRSRVLDADLAAGADLILTMTRGHADAARRMLGAEARGKVLTLAEAAERSRPVDVDDPIGGTLEDYERTNEQIESMVEALRPRLDALRAGAVRGDD is encoded by the coding sequence ATGATCCGCATCCTGTTCGTCTGCACCGGGAACACCTGTCGCAGTCCGTTGGCCGAGGCCGCGGCGCGCCGGATCTTCGCCGATCACGACGACCTGCACTTCGCGTCGGCCGGGATCGCGGCCGACCAGGGCGCGCCTGCCTCGAACCATGCGCAGTTCGTGGCGCGGGAACGCGGTGTCGATCTCGGGGCGCACCGCAGCCGCGTTCTCGATGCCGACCTGGCCGCCGGTGCCGATCTGATCCTGACCATGACGCGCGGCCACGCGGATGCCGCCCGCCGAATGCTGGGCGCCGAGGCGCGCGGGAAGGTCCTGACGCTCGCCGAGGCCGCGGAACGGTCCCGCCCCGTCGACGTGGACGATCCCATCGGCGGGACGCTCGAGGACTACGAGAGGACGAACGAGCAGATCGAATCCATGGTCGAAGCCCTCCGGCCGCGCCTGGACGCGCTCCGCGCCGGT